A genomic region of Thermodesulfobacteriota bacterium contains the following coding sequences:
- a CDS encoding MFS transporter codes for MGDNFTEHQQKWAFRLSFAVIILSWLSIKISMPALPKLSEVFDSSTQGVQLSVTIFFVFFALSQPIWGGIGQKIGCRPTLLIGVIISIIGSLIAMLAFDLPSYIVGRSLEGLGMGSASPIARTILTQVFDRKNLAKSMGTISGVASTMPAVAPIIGGY; via the coding sequence ATGGGCGATAATTTTACAGAGCATCAGCAAAAGTGGGCATTTAGACTCTCGTTTGCGGTAATAATTTTAAGCTGGCTGTCCATTAAAATCTCTATGCCCGCTCTGCCAAAGCTCTCAGAGGTCTTTGACAGCTCAACTCAAGGGGTTCAGCTCTCGGTTACAATTTTCTTTGTCTTTTTTGCTCTCTCTCAACCAATCTGGGGCGGGATTGGTCAAAAAATCGGGTGCAGGCCGACTTTGCTGATCGGAGTAATAATAAGCATTATCGGCTCACTGATAGCGATGCTTGCTTTTGATTTGCCATCTTATATAGTGGGGCGATCACTCGAAGGGCTGGGAATGGGAAGCGCTTCACCGATTGCCAGAACAATCCTAACCCAAGTGTTTGACCGAAAGAATCTGGCGAAATCGATGGGAACTATAAGCGGCGTTGCATCAACTATGCCGGCTGTGGCCCCGATAATTGGAGGTTACTT